The following coding sequences are from one Treponema bryantii window:
- a CDS encoding tRNA1(Val) (adenine(37)-N6)-methyltransferase, protein MEQVDTLRNGFKIIQDTERFQFGIDAVLLADFAVSGGLRSASGVQAGEKVIDLGTGTGIIPLLMAGSQALSSNNLKSSITFTGLEVQDASAEMAKRSIALNQLENQINIVKGNLCEVDKLFDKHSFNVVTCNPPYMADIHGKGNNLDAKTIARHEVLCTLEDVVAAADYLLATHGRFFMIHRPYRLPEIFESLATHKLEAKKMRLIYPFADKEPNMVMIEARKNAKRRLIIEPPLVVRNDDGEYTDEIHRIYGD, encoded by the coding sequence ATGGAACAGGTTGATACATTACGCAACGGCTTTAAGATTATTCAGGACACAGAACGCTTTCAGTTTGGAATAGATGCGGTTTTACTGGCTGATTTTGCTGTTTCAGGAGGTTTACGCTCTGCAAGTGGAGTACAGGCTGGTGAAAAAGTAATCGATCTGGGAACAGGAACCGGAATTATTCCACTTTTAATGGCTGGAAGCCAGGCTTTAAGCTCAAATAATCTGAAATCTTCAATAACATTTACCGGACTGGAAGTTCAGGATGCTTCTGCAGAAATGGCAAAGCGCAGTATAGCCCTGAATCAGCTTGAAAATCAGATAAATATAGTAAAAGGTAATTTATGTGAGGTTGATAAACTTTTTGATAAACACAGTTTCAATGTTGTAACCTGTAATCCGCCTTATATGGCTGACATTCATGGAAAAGGTAATAATCTGGATGCAAAAACAATAGCACGACATGAAGTTTTATGTACACTTGAAGATGTTGTAGCAGCTGCAGATTATCTTCTGGCTACACACGGGCGTTTTTTCATGATTCACAGGCCTTACCGACTTCCAGAAATTTTCGAATCACTTGCAACTCATAAGCTGGAAGCAAAAAAAATGCGGCTTATTTACCCTTTTGCTGACAAAGAACCGAATATGGTAATGATAGAAGCCCGTAAAAATGCAAAGAGACGGCTCATAATTGAACCGCCTCTTGTAGTACGTAATGATGATGGTGAATATACCGATGAAATTCATCGGATATACGGTGATTAA
- a CDS encoding TetR/AcrR family transcriptional regulator, producing the protein MSKKNISQEKIIQAFMASAFDKSAGASSLADVADILEIKKASLYNHFESRDAMYTATLSYCAKEIEAVGFTQEKTLEGIKGGKTAPSAVFKKLITRYTELFENEPLFQIYVFVHSEQYFNLDAFKIVEGENNRICDAIKDILTAFAAAKKIAKKTDKELKDIAAQLSAIIIQHRDYYIAARKEIVRQNPDSKAGGLFALPTDEAALSRTLKLVDAVLKSL; encoded by the coding sequence ATGAGTAAGAAAAATATTTCACAGGAAAAAATTATTCAGGCTTTTATGGCCAGCGCTTTTGATAAGAGTGCCGGCGCCAGTTCTCTGGCTGATGTAGCAGATATTCTGGAGATTAAAAAGGCTTCTCTCTATAACCACTTTGAGAGCCGCGATGCTATGTATACTGCAACACTTTCTTATTGTGCTAAAGAAATAGAAGCTGTAGGTTTTACGCAGGAGAAGACTCTTGAAGGAATTAAGGGTGGAAAAACAGCTCCTTCTGCAGTGTTTAAGAAGCTCATAACACGCTATACAGAGCTTTTTGAAAACGAACCTTTGTTCCAGATTTATGTTTTCGTTCACAGCGAACAGTATTTTAATCTTGATGCATTCAAAATTGTTGAAGGGGAAAACAACAGAATTTGTGATGCAATAAAGGATATTCTTACTGCTTTTGCTGCTGCAAAGAAAATTGCAAAGAAAACAGATAAGGAACTTAAAGATATTGCTGCACAGCTCTCTGCAATCATTATTCAGCATAGAGATTACTATATTGCAGCAAGAAAAGAGATTGTACGACAGAATCCAGACAGTAAGGCTGGTGGACTTTTTGCACTTCCAACAGATGAGGCTGCCCTTAGCCGAACTCTCAAACTGGTAGATGCTGTATTGAAATCTCTTTAA
- a CDS encoding DUF975 family protein produces MNFNAKKVLAAEQLKPYSKTPRLALLISLIVSYTLAIIFTVFIPIRFSPFSKILPKIYSTNLFTNFKFSTTFQPFQFLDILITGLITPVFSMAYFALIVQIAKQKKTDQYYNFTLKDYFANFKLAGKGIGNYWWTILWVSIWGLLFLIPLICIEGFVFYIFIEKKLIDPKIASKIINISGLICFYSVYIFKWIAYCLNTYAIADNHALKIREAMNVSKSITKGHRLELFQFYLSFIGQYFLIIVTLGIASIWLQPHINMSVYNLYKELLENYKPAE; encoded by the coding sequence ATGAATTTCAATGCTAAAAAAGTATTGGCTGCTGAACAGCTAAAGCCTTATTCTAAAACACCGCGTCTTGCGTTACTAATCAGTTTAATTGTTTCTTATACTCTGGCAATCATATTTACAGTATTTATTCCAATCCGGTTTTCCCCGTTTTCAAAAATTCTTCCTAAGATCTATAGTACAAACTTATTTACTAATTTCAAATTTTCCACCACATTTCAACCTTTTCAATTTCTTGATATTTTAATTACCGGTTTAATAACTCCTGTTTTCAGCATGGCATATTTTGCGTTAATTGTTCAGATTGCAAAACAAAAAAAGACCGACCAGTATTATAATTTTACACTTAAAGATTATTTTGCTAATTTCAAGCTTGCTGGGAAAGGTATTGGTAATTACTGGTGGACTATTCTATGGGTATCCATATGGGGACTCCTTTTCCTTATTCCACTTATTTGCATTGAAGGTTTTGTATTTTACATTTTTATAGAAAAAAAACTTATAGATCCAAAAATAGCAAGCAAAATTATCAATATATCTGGCTTAATTTGTTTTTATTCTGTTTATATTTTCAAATGGATTGCCTATTGTCTGAATACCTACGCTATTGCAGATAATCATGCTTTGAAAATCCGGGAAGCAATGAATGTAAGTAAATCAATTACAAAAGGACATCGCCTCGAACTTTTTCAATTTTATCTGAGCTTTATCGGCCAGTATTTCCTGATTATTGTTACACTCGGAATCGCTTCTATCTGGCTTCAGCCGCACATTAATATGTCGGTTTATAACTTATATAAAGAACTGCTGGAAAATTATAAACCTGCTGAATAA
- the aspS gene encoding aspartate--tRNA ligase, producing MENTKRTVTCGELRKSDVGKKVVLNGWVSRTRDLGGLLFIRLRDRYGITQVMVGDSASDDVKKIAASLKSEYCIAVEGVVNARSDKDINADMATGEIEVEASDIQIFTTSQELPFSIEEVRQKDGTLVVANEDLRLKYRYLDLRREPMQHNIILRSQVAFATREYLTGKGFLEIETPTFIKSTPEGARDYLVPSRVHPGKFYSLPQSPQLYKQLLMVSGFDKYFQIARCYRDEDARGDRQPEFTQIDMEMSFTNREEVLSTTEGMMQYIFKKTLNYDLPAKFDRIAWEDAFDWYGSDKPDLRFDMKMQDAAFMADLADFNAFKAGAANSGRDVQRHKRSGLKALVVKNVADKYSRKNIEALEEVAKTYKAKGLAWMKVNAEGVFEGGISKFYAGKETEICAKLGAEKNDLILFVSDENWQLACTALGAVRKQLGKDLNLYNPNDEFHFAWIIDFPYFAWNEEENHWETEHHMFTLPQKQYWDTLEQDPGAVKGDLYDLVLNGYELASGSMRINDPALQERIFEIVGYSRERAEKAFGFLVQAFKFGAPPHGGIAPGLDRLVMLMCHEESIHEVIAFPKNNLAASPMDSCPSPVDEQQLKDLHITCYDVEKDD from the coding sequence ATGGAAAATACTAAGCGTACAGTGACTTGTGGCGAGCTCCGCAAGAGTGATGTTGGTAAGAAAGTTGTTTTGAACGGTTGGGTAAGCCGTACCCGTGACTTGGGCGGCCTTTTGTTTATCCGTCTGCGTGACCGCTATGGAATCACACAGGTAATGGTTGGCGATAGTGCTAGTGATGATGTTAAGAAGATTGCTGCCAGCCTTAAGAGTGAATATTGTATCGCAGTTGAAGGCGTTGTAAATGCACGCTCAGATAAAGATATTAATGCTGATATGGCAACAGGCGAAATTGAAGTTGAAGCATCTGATATTCAGATTTTCACAACTTCTCAGGAACTTCCTTTCTCTATCGAAGAAGTTCGCCAGAAGGACGGAACTCTCGTAGTTGCAAACGAAGATCTTCGTTTGAAGTACCGCTACCTTGACCTCCGCCGCGAGCCAATGCAGCACAATATCATCCTCAGAAGCCAGGTTGCTTTTGCTACACGCGAGTACCTTACTGGTAAAGGCTTCCTTGAGATTGAAACTCCTACATTCATTAAATCAACTCCGGAAGGAGCACGTGACTATCTCGTTCCGTCACGCGTTCACCCTGGAAAATTCTATTCTCTCCCACAGAGCCCACAGCTTTACAAGCAGCTTCTGATGGTTTCTGGATTCGATAAGTATTTCCAGATTGCACGCTGCTACCGTGATGAAGATGCTCGTGGAGACCGCCAGCCTGAGTTTACTCAGATTGATATGGAGATGTCTTTCACAAACCGTGAAGAAGTTCTTTCAACAACAGAAGGAATGATGCAGTACATCTTCAAAAAGACTTTGAATTATGATCTGCCGGCAAAGTTCGACCGCATTGCCTGGGAAGATGCTTTTGACTGGTACGGAAGCGATAAGCCAGACCTTCGTTTTGACATGAAGATGCAGGATGCAGCTTTCATGGCTGACCTCGCTGATTTCAACGCATTCAAGGCAGGTGCTGCTAATTCTGGCCGTGACGTTCAGCGCCATAAGAGAAGCGGTCTCAAGGCTCTCGTTGTAAAGAATGTTGCAGACAAATACAGCCGCAAGAATATTGAAGCACTCGAAGAAGTTGCTAAGACATACAAAGCTAAGGGCCTCGCATGGATGAAAGTAAATGCAGAAGGCGTTTTCGAAGGTGGAATTTCAAAGTTCTACGCCGGAAAAGAAACTGAAATCTGTGCAAAACTCGGTGCAGAAAAGAACGACTTGATTTTGTTCGTAAGCGACGAAAACTGGCAGCTTGCTTGTACAGCACTCGGTGCCGTTCGTAAGCAGCTTGGTAAAGATCTCAACCTCTATAATCCAAATGATGAATTTCACTTTGCATGGATTATCGACTTCCCATACTTTGCATGGAACGAAGAAGAGAACCACTGGGAAACAGAACATCACATGTTCACACTTCCACAGAAGCAGTACTGGGATACACTGGAACAGGATCCGGGCGCAGTAAAGGGAGACCTTTACGACCTCGTACTCAACGGATACGAACTTGCTTCAGGTTCTATGCGTATTAATGATCCTGCTCTTCAGGAACGCATTTTTGAAATCGTTGGTTACAGCCGCGAACGCGCAGAGAAGGCTTTCGGCTTCCTCGTACAGGCATTTAAGTTCGGTGCTCCACCACACGGAGGAATTGCACCTGGTCTCGACCGTCTCGTAATGCTTATGTGCCACGAAGAGTCAATCCACGAGGTAATCGCCTTCCCTAAGAATAACCTTGCAGCAAGCCCTATGGACAGTTGTCCTTCTCCTGTTGATGAACAGCAGTTGAAAGACCTTCACATTACCTGCTACGACGTAGAAAAAGACGACTAA
- a CDS encoding integron integrase has product MINNNTSNYDILISDFDEHYFKVDFPGQFDKKMLDAVRAVPGRIWNSELKIWMLPLEFVENGKSSTTALLENLYATGLYNFSKDESGNTKKVLPHVPYQKSISKMKDMLQVRHYSKRTIECYLRWVKEFLEKYGRNGTDGLGQKQINEFLTTLAVKYKVSPSTQNQALAGLLFYFRFVKGKNPIELESVIRAKKKPRIPVVFSRAEVRRVIEYMPVEKRLCAEMIYGTGMRLNELIELRILDVDFDRSEIIIRHGKGDKDRRVMLPQSLIPKIKSQIENVKKLHEKDLADGWGAVPLPGALAGKYPGAEKDLKWQWLFPQKNRWKNPNTGEEGRWHMDGTLLQRAVKSAVLKAGINKNSSCHTFRHSFATHLLENGYDIRTVQELLGHNDVKTTQIYTHVLNRGPSGVISPLDNM; this is encoded by the coding sequence GTGATAAATAATAATACAAGTAATTATGACATTCTCATCAGCGACTTTGATGAACACTACTTCAAAGTAGATTTTCCAGGACAGTTTGATAAGAAGATGCTGGACGCCGTGCGAGCTGTACCCGGGCGAATCTGGAATTCTGAATTGAAAATCTGGATGCTGCCGCTTGAGTTTGTAGAAAATGGAAAAAGTTCCACTACTGCACTTCTGGAAAATCTGTATGCGACGGGACTTTATAATTTTTCAAAAGATGAATCTGGAAATACGAAAAAAGTCTTGCCACATGTCCCATATCAAAAATCAATTTCAAAAATGAAAGACATGCTGCAGGTAAGACATTACAGCAAGCGGACAATTGAATGCTATTTGCGATGGGTAAAAGAGTTTTTGGAAAAATATGGTCGTAATGGAACTGATGGGCTTGGTCAAAAACAAATCAATGAGTTCCTGACGACACTTGCTGTGAAATACAAAGTAAGCCCTTCTACACAAAATCAGGCACTGGCAGGACTGTTATTTTATTTCAGATTTGTAAAAGGCAAAAACCCGATAGAACTTGAATCAGTTATAAGGGCAAAGAAAAAGCCACGGATTCCTGTTGTATTCAGCCGTGCAGAAGTTCGCAGGGTGATTGAATATATGCCCGTTGAGAAAAGACTCTGCGCAGAAATGATTTACGGAACCGGCATGCGCTTAAATGAACTGATTGAACTTCGGATTCTGGACGTTGATTTTGACCGGAGTGAAATCATCATAAGGCATGGAAAAGGTGATAAAGACAGACGCGTGATGCTGCCGCAAAGCCTCATCCCAAAAATCAAATCTCAGATAGAAAATGTGAAAAAACTACATGAAAAAGATTTAGCTGATGGATGGGGGGCTGTTCCACTGCCAGGTGCACTTGCCGGAAAATACCCCGGCGCAGAAAAAGACTTGAAATGGCAATGGCTCTTCCCGCAGAAAAACCGCTGGAAAAATCCGAACACAGGTGAAGAAGGAAGGTGGCATATGGACGGCACTCTATTACAAAGAGCCGTCAAAAGCGCTGTGCTAAAAGCGGGCATAAACAAAAACTCGAGCTGCCATACCTTCAGACATAGTTTCGCTACACACTTGTTGGAAAACGGATACGACATAAGAACTGTACAGGAGCTGCTGGGACACAATGATGTGAAAACTACGCAAATTTACACGCATGTACTTAACCGAGGACCGAGTGGAGTTATCAGTCCGCTGGATAATATGTAA
- a CDS encoding XRE family transcriptional regulator yields MESTFDKFITNNPKEKAKFEKEYNDFLLSEFILERMEKENLSVRALAKKADVSPTIIQKLRKSETAEKINYGTFMAVINSLGYKLKLVRL; encoded by the coding sequence ATGGAATCAACCTTTGATAAATTCATCACAAATAATCCCAAAGAAAAAGCAAAATTCGAGAAAGAATATAATGATTTTCTCCTTTCAGAATTTATTTTGGAAAGAATGGAAAAGGAAAATCTGTCTGTACGTGCTCTTGCAAAAAAAGCCGACGTCTCCCCTACTATTATTCAAAAACTAAGAAAAAGTGAAACCGCTGAAAAAATTAATTACGGGACTTTCATGGCAGTAATAAACTCTTTGGGATATAAATTGAAGCTTGTTCGTTTATAA
- a CDS encoding SH3 domain-containing protein — MKKLILITQILFIVLVITSCSKQKKDFEATSNESIETENTLTEATTSEVKEENQKSQFTYDYTQQDDILGIIPGKDGRPDEVDIAYGHIINMKDWFMTDMSQDGKYSIKYTGEYYYTYARYYIPNEGERKDLNLIMLKEESPLYNPKDLGATEKDICSLGCEFIPIARSSEPISFNEQTTYWFKVSEDKWIPGSSVYIQPGAFDKLSVEDLWVGMDFEEIKDGAWFVVKTNDGSSLRLRDSSNIQTGNVISSIPQGTWIYAETQTSKTEIIDGIEARWYKITYPEKGYVFGGYLEKQDDVCGLSFAQFEVMHYRHDDSNNYTFKVYSAPTTKSQYLGEYEIKPDEYGYLAMIETKELETVDGVQGVWINIKEPVEGFIFGYNFIYK; from the coding sequence ATGAAAAAGCTTATTTTAATCACTCAAATTTTATTTATTGTTTTAGTTATTACATCATGTTCTAAACAAAAAAAAGATTTTGAAGCTACTTCCAATGAAAGTATTGAAACCGAAAATACTTTAACAGAAGCAACTACCTCAGAAGTTAAGGAAGAAAATCAAAAGTCTCAGTTTACCTACGATTACACACAGCAAGACGATATTTTAGGAATTATTCCTGGTAAAGACGGACGCCCCGATGAAGTTGATATTGCATACGGACATATAATCAATATGAAAGATTGGTTTATGACAGATATGTCTCAAGATGGAAAATATTCCATCAAATATACCGGGGAATATTATTATACTTACGCTAGGTATTACATACCAAATGAAGGCGAACGCAAAGATTTAAATCTTATTATGCTAAAAGAAGAATCTCCTCTTTATAATCCAAAAGATTTAGGAGCAACTGAAAAAGATATATGTAGTCTGGGTTGTGAATTTATACCTATAGCAAGAAGTTCAGAACCTATATCGTTTAATGAACAAACAACTTATTGGTTCAAAGTAAGTGAAGATAAATGGATTCCGGGCTCATCTGTTTACATTCAGCCGGGAGCTTTTGACAAACTTTCTGTAGAAGACTTATGGGTTGGAATGGACTTTGAGGAAATAAAGGATGGTGCATGGTTCGTTGTAAAAACGAATGACGGTTCTTCTTTAAGACTTCGTGATTCCTCAAATATACAAACAGGAAATGTGATTTCAAGTATTCCTCAGGGAACATGGATATATGCTGAAACTCAGACTTCCAAAACCGAAATAATAGATGGAATAGAAGCTCGCTGGTATAAAATAACATATCCTGAAAAAGGTTATGTATTCGGTGGTTATCTTGAAAAACAGGATGATGTCTGTGGATTGAGTTTTGCCCAATTCGAAGTAATGCACTATCGTCATGATGATAGTAACAATTATACATTCAAAGTCTATTCAGCTCCCACTACAAAATCACAATACCTTGGAGAATATGAAATCAAACCAGATGAATATGGTTATCTCGCTATGATTGAAACAAAAGAATTAGAAACAGTAGATGGAGTTCAAGGAGTTTGGATTAATATAAAAGAACCTGTAGAAGGTTTTATTTTCGGTTATAATTTTATATATAAATAA
- a CDS encoding NUDIX hydrolase has protein sequence MVDKIQMIGTAFLPIDKTNKKILVSKRSMNKKYFPGYWEVIGGNLEFGEDFTDCVIREVKEEINCNIKNLTHLHSRTMYLNDLMYITVAYYGEILEEPVFNKNEISEIKWITENEIDDFEFCPGDVELLKIGFKSIK, from the coding sequence ATGGTAGATAAAATTCAAATGATTGGTACGGCTTTTTTGCCAATAGATAAAACCAACAAAAAAATTTTAGTTTCAAAAAGAAGTATGAATAAAAAATATTTTCCGGGCTATTGGGAAGTAATTGGCGGAAATCTTGAATTTGGGGAAGATTTTACAGACTGTGTAATCCGAGAAGTGAAAGAAGAGATAAACTGCAATATAAAAAATCTGACACATTTACATTCACGAACAATGTATCTTAATGATTTGATGTATATTACAGTTGCTTATTATGGCGAAATATTAGAAGAACCTGTTTTTAATAAAAATGAAATTTCTGAAATCAAATGGATTACTGAAAACGAAATAGACGATTTTGAATTTTGTCCTGGTGATGTTGAATTATTGAAAATAGGTTTTAAGAGTATAAAGTAG
- a CDS encoding DUF2442 domain-containing protein, whose protein sequence is MEVVQVLPKDNYNVFVYFVDGKIKEYNVSHLVGKGVFSKLNDLDFYINNCTVLNGTLAWTLDGKYDKYNCIDIDPYTIYEKGIEVEDPLAHIA, encoded by the coding sequence ATGGAAGTTGTACAGGTTTTACCTAAAGACAATTATAATGTTTTCGTTTATTTCGTAGATGGAAAGATAAAAGAATATAATGTATCTCATTTAGTAGGCAAAGGCGTTTTCTCTAAACTAAATGATTTAGATTTTTACATAAATAACTGTACAGTCCTGAATGGAACTCTTGCATGGACATTGGATGGTAAATACGATAAATACAATTGTATCGATATTGACCCTTATACAATTTACGAAAAAGGAATTGAAGTAGAAGATCCTTTGGCGCATATTGCCTGA
- a CDS encoding DUF4160 domain-containing protein: MPVVSEFEGIEICLYFDDHLPPHFHAKYAGQEALVEIENSCVLKGAIPSNKLKLVLAWSELHKQELKDSWNQAKNMELPAKINPLT, from the coding sequence GTGCCTGTTGTTAGTGAATTTGAAGGAATAGAAATTTGCCTTTATTTTGATGATCATTTACCACCTCATTTTCATGCAAAATATGCTGGTCAAGAAGCATTAGTAGAAATAGAGAATTCTTGCGTACTAAAAGGAGCTATCCCCTCAAATAAATTGAAATTGGTTTTAGCCTGGTCTGAATTGCATAAGCAGGAACTTAAAGATAGTTGGAATCAGGCTAAAAATATGGAATTACCAGCAAAAATAAATCCACTTACGTAA
- a CDS encoding transglycosylase domain-containing protein produces MNKKMKVLLKILKFVFIILFSFILILYISLNIYVKSKEVKVDKNELISLSTISLSDNQIKIASIVLNKQSNPKFHNYFFLINDAFSGRNNVARITAFTYIAEHDDFRHITSIERHVVELATKRYIMKKIDYTICYNYLFSKLYFGNSIYGLSEASDFYYSKKYTELTDKEFISLCLLLHNPAFYDFRNEKKKKKM; encoded by the coding sequence GTGAATAAAAAAATGAAAGTATTACTAAAAATTTTAAAATTTGTATTTATAATTCTTTTTTCTTTTATTCTTATACTTTATATAAGTTTAAATATTTATGTAAAATCAAAAGAAGTCAAAGTTGATAAAAATGAATTAATAAGCTTATCGACAATTTCTTTATCAGATAACCAAATAAAAATAGCAAGTATAGTATTAAATAAACAATCAAATCCTAAATTTCATAATTATTTCTTTTTAATAAATGATGCATTTTCTGGAAGAAATAATGTTGCTCGAATAACTGCATTTACTTATATTGCAGAACATGATGATTTTCGGCACATCACAAGTATTGAAAGACATGTTGTAGAACTTGCAACGAAAAGATACATTATGAAAAAGATTGATTATACAATCTGCTATAATTACCTATTTTCAAAATTATATTTCGGAAACAGTATATACGGTCTTTCCGAAGCTTCTGACTTTTACTATTCAAAGAAATATACAGAATTAACAGACAAAGAATTTATAAGTCTGTGTTTATTGCTCCATAATCCAGCTTTTTATGATTTTCGAAATGAAAAAAAAAAGAAAAAGATGTGA
- a CDS encoding YARHG domain-containing protein: protein MSKRVLITFILIALSSICFAQGFSTPCDLIYPDALYKDSFILLQKNVNIQKCGERSFESEVVLDVENVKGAAESTFIYLNPYDPTSRSLKEDCISVYINNKFVRAVKDNSEDGDMFLFTAFVPEGRFKIKYVMEHGGSEISGTYYCEIENNYIGKWNVSASYSETISASIYNDVISFDPADVKLVGTGKQSGNSYFLKSGYISYSTKKKYSGFSIHCQNFYNGFGGGSGCPIPPSIYSDDEKIHSAIGYIYEFITDARIVEEKLKWDNDNDYLNYSFSKLLEVLEKLDKDELRLLRNAFYAKNNYVFKNSSLNNFFSSAICYFPDKSVTVDKIKIEKHEKILIEMIQAAEKGESSESVINKYKE from the coding sequence ATGAGTAAAAGAGTTCTTATTACTTTTATTTTGATTGCTTTAAGTAGCATTTGTTTTGCTCAAGGATTTTCTACACCTTGCGATTTGATTTACCCCGATGCTTTGTATAAAGACTCTTTTATTCTTCTACAGAAAAATGTGAATATTCAGAAGTGTGGCGAAAGGAGTTTTGAAAGCGAAGTTGTCCTTGATGTGGAAAATGTAAAAGGAGCTGCAGAAAGTACTTTCATATATTTAAATCCATATGATCCAACATCAAGAAGCTTAAAAGAAGATTGTATTTCAGTATACATAAATAATAAGTTTGTAAGAGCTGTCAAAGATAATTCTGAAGATGGTGACATGTTTTTATTCACTGCTTTTGTCCCAGAGGGACGTTTTAAAATAAAATATGTAATGGAACATGGAGGCAGTGAGATATCTGGTACATACTATTGTGAAATAGAGAATAATTATATAGGAAAATGGAATGTTTCTGCCAGTTATTCAGAAACAATTTCTGCTTCTATTTACAATGATGTTATTTCTTTTGACCCGGCAGATGTAAAACTAGTCGGAACTGGAAAACAAAGTGGCAATTCATATTTCTTAAAATCTGGATATATTTCTTATTCAACCAAAAAAAAGTATTCAGGGTTTTCTATTCATTGCCAAAATTTTTACAATGGGTTTGGTGGTGGCAGTGGTTGCCCGATACCACCAAGTATTTATAGCGATGATGAAAAAATACATTCTGCAATAGGATATATATATGAGTTTATAACAGATGCAAGAATTGTTGAAGAAAAGTTAAAATGGGATAATGATAACGATTACCTTAACTATAGTTTTAGTAAATTACTCGAAGTATTAGAAAAATTGGATAAAGATGAATTAAGACTTTTGAGGAATGCCTTTTATGCAAAAAACAATTATGTATTCAAGAATTCTTCCCTGAATAATTTTTTCAGTTCAGCTATATGTTATTTTCCAGACAAGTCTGTGACTGTCGATAAAATCAAAATAGAAAAACACGAAAAAATATTGATTGAAATGATTCAAGCAGCTGAAAAAGGCGAATCATCTGAATCTGTTATTAATAAGTATAAAGAATAG
- a CDS encoding transglycosylase domain-containing protein: MKVILKILKYVFIILFSLILILYVSLNIYVKSKEVKVDKNELLRSSTISLSEEQIKIASIVLNGNSNPEFHNYIFLINDAFSKRNYVALATAFSYIGEHDNDNFRKSTSNERRIIELATKRFIMKKIDYVPCYNYIFSKYYFGNNMYGLSDASIFYFSKQYTELTDKEFISLCLLLHNPTYYDFRNENNRKRCEEELNRIYLLYRKE, from the coding sequence ATGAAAGTTATATTAAAGATATTAAAATATGTATTCATAATTCTTTTTTCTTTAATTCTTATACTTTATGTTAGCTTAAATATTTATGTAAAATCAAAAGAAGTCAAAGTAGATAAAAATGAATTATTAAGATCGTCAACAATTTCTTTATCAGAAGAACAGATAAAAATTGCAAGTATTGTTTTAAATGGAAATAGTAATCCAGAATTTCATAATTATATCTTTTTAATAAATGATGCATTTTCAAAAAGAAATTATGTTGCTCTTGCAACAGCTTTTAGTTATATCGGAGAGCATGACAATGATAATTTTCGGAAAAGCACAAGTAATGAAAGACGTATAATAGAACTTGCTACTAAAAGGTTCATCATGAAAAAAATTGATTATGTACCCTGTTATAATTATATATTTTCTAAATACTATTTTGGAAACAATATGTATGGTCTTTCAGATGCTTCAATTTTTTATTTTTCAAAACAATATACAGAATTAACAGACAAGGAATTTATTAGTCTGTGTTTATTACTCCATAATCCAACTTACTATGATTTTAGAAATGAAAATAATAGAAAACGATGTGAAGAAGAACTAAATAGAATTTATTTGCTTTATCGAAAAGAATAA